The Thamnophis elegans isolate rThaEle1 chromosome Z, rThaEle1.pri, whole genome shotgun sequence genome contains a region encoding:
- the LOC116521698 gene encoding olfactory receptor 4K3-like, with product MAWRNNTMVTEFVLMGLSSSWEMQLFLFIFLLLLYAVTLFSNILIILATSKNHHLSNSPMFFLLSHLAFLDICLASFATPRALLGFLTQHQAISFQNCMTQIFFLHLFGGSEMLLLIVMAYDRYVAICHPLHYASALSRRHCMGFVLASWTGGLLHTSVQLGFTLSVPFCGPNQIDSFFCDIPLVIKLACVDPYPLEVMMVTNSGILSLVCFVALLVSYGLILSTFRSRQHSESSSKALSTCTSHLMVLILYFGPCIFIYLRPHARFMFDKVVSVFYTAVTPFLNPAIYALKNKEMRAAMGKMVGRRSGQVSAQALVQPAGRLSWWRHKKNWCPRKPVLNTVSVLQIV from the coding sequence ATGGCATGGAGAAACAACACTATGGTGACCGAATTTGTTCTGATGGGCCTCTCttcatcttgggaaatgcagctGTTCTtgtttatcttcctcctcctcctttatgcAGTAACTCTCTTCAGCAACATCCTCATCATCCTGGCAACTTCCAAGAACCACCATCTTTCCAACTCACCCATGTTCTTCCTGTTGAGCCATCTGGCTTTCCTAGATATCTGCTTGGCCTCCTTTGCGACACCCAGGGCTCTGCTTGGTTTCCTTACCCAGCATCAAGCTATCTCCTTCCAGAATTGCATGACACAAATCTTCTTCCTTCACCTCTTTGGAGGCAGTGAGATGCTTTTGCTAATAGTTATGGCCTATGACCGATACGTGGCCATCTGCCACCCTCTCCACTATGCTTCAGCCCTGAGCCGGCGCCACTGCATGGGCTTTGTGCTAGCCTCTTGGACGGGTGGGCTCCTCCACACCAGTGTGCAGTTGGGCTTCACTCTAAGTGTTCCATTCTGTGGGCCCAATCAGATAGACAGCTTCTTCTGTGATATCCCCTTGGTCATCAAGTTAGCCTGTGTGGACCCTTATCCTTTAGAGGTCATGATGGTGACCAACAGTGGCATTTTATCCTTGGTATGCTTCGTGGCATTGCTTGTCTCCTATGGACTCATACTATCCACATTTCGTTCCAGGCAACACTCCGAGAGTTCCTCCAAGGCTTTGTCCACGTGTACTTCGCACCTCATGGTGCTCATCCTGTACTTTGGACCTTGCATATTCATTTACCTGCGCCCTCATGCCCGCTTCATGTTTGACAAAGTGGTCTCTGTCTTCTATACCGCAGTTACCCCCTTTCTCAACCCTGCTATCTATGCGCTGAAGAATAAGGAGATGAGGGCTGCAATGGGGAAGATGGTGGGAAGACGTTCGGGACAGGTCTCTGCACAAGCTCTCGTTCAACCAGCAGGAAGACTTTCCTGGTGGAGGCACAAAAAGAACTGGTGTCCACGCAAGCCAGTCTTGAACACAGTGTCAGTGTTACAAATTGTATAA